A single window of Deltaproteobacteria bacterium DNA harbors:
- a CDS encoding acyl-CoA desaturase, translating to MLILAVFVGHWVLAAFFQSSFHHRYASHRMFTMSRRTERMFHVLTYVVQGSSYLSPRAYAILHREHHAYSDTARDPHAPGFFSNVLTMMWATAERYAAHVTRRSSPEARFLGGYPDWPGLDRLGSSWGGRIAWGTVYGVLYLWLATAWWQFLLLPIHWLMGPVHGAIVNWCGHRYGYRNFGTSDASRNSLPVDLVMLGELFQNNHHHAAGRPDFASRRFEWDPTHAVLRLLARMRVIQWRADVPALSAAA from the coding sequence ATGCTGATTCTTGCGGTGTTCGTGGGACATTGGGTTCTCGCTGCCTTCTTCCAGTCGAGCTTCCATCATCGCTACGCCTCCCACCGCATGTTCACCATGAGCCGGCGGACAGAGCGGATGTTTCACGTCCTCACCTACGTCGTACAGGGTTCGTCGTACCTCTCGCCGCGGGCGTACGCGATCCTCCACCGCGAGCACCACGCCTACAGCGACACCGCGCGCGACCCGCACGCTCCCGGCTTCTTCTCGAACGTGCTCACGATGATGTGGGCCACGGCGGAACGCTACGCCGCGCACGTCACGCGCAGGTCGTCGCCCGAGGCGCGCTTCCTCGGCGGATATCCCGACTGGCCGGGGCTCGACCGCCTCGGCTCATCGTGGGGCGGCCGCATCGCCTGGGGCACAGTGTACGGCGTCCTCTACCTCTGGCTCGCCACGGCGTGGTGGCAGTTCCTCCTCCTGCCGATTCACTGGCTCATGGGCCCGGTGCACGGCGCCATCGTGAACTGGTGCGGCCACCGCTACGGCTATCGGAACTTCGGGACCTCGGACGCGTCGCGCAATTCGCTTCCTGTCGACCTGGTGATGCTCGGCGAGCTCTTCCAGAACAACCATCACCACGCCGCCGGCCGGCCCGATTTCGCGTCCCGGCGTTTCGAGTGGGACCCGACCCACGCCGTGCTCCGACTCCTGGCCCGTATGCGCGTCATCCAGTGGCGGGCCGACGTTCCCGCGCTTTCCGCCGCGGCTTAA
- a CDS encoding PLP-dependent aminotransferase family protein has translation MSLADRTINFTRGVPADEAFPAPELAECVAAVLRERKVQVLQYGPSAGFLPLREWLAARHGVAVEQVLLGNGSLPFIDLLGWTLLERGDTVLVESPTYDRTLTLLRRHGARIAGVPITAEGLDLEALETAVRRARPRLLYTIPDFQNPSGATATLATRRRVAELAAEHGFWILEDAPYRPLRYRGAEVVSLHELIPARTLHMSSFTKQISPGVRVGYLIGDARLVARLAKAAEDTYITPNLLGEAAVYEFCRQGLLEPQLERLRALYRPRLEAACASMRRCLADAAWIEPEGGFFLSLALSAGVRAEDLRARAAAARLNLSDGRGFFPEPADGERFLRLPFCALTPEEIAEGIQRLAEVVANVARRGDPR, from the coding sequence ATGAGCCTTGCCGACCGCACGATCAACTTCACGCGCGGCGTCCCGGCCGACGAAGCGTTCCCCGCCCCGGAGCTCGCCGAATGCGTGGCGGCGGTGCTGCGAGAGCGCAAGGTCCAGGTCCTGCAGTACGGGCCGAGCGCGGGGTTCCTGCCGCTGCGCGAGTGGCTGGCGGCGCGCCACGGGGTGGCCGTCGAGCAGGTGCTGCTCGGCAATGGCTCGCTGCCGTTCATCGACCTGCTGGGCTGGACGCTGCTCGAGCGCGGTGACACGGTGCTCGTCGAGTCCCCGACTTACGACCGCACGCTCACGCTCCTCCGCCGGCACGGGGCGCGGATCGCCGGCGTCCCGATCACGGCGGAGGGGCTCGATCTCGAGGCGCTCGAGACCGCGGTGCGGCGCGCACGCCCCCGGCTGCTCTACACCATTCCCGATTTCCAGAACCCCTCGGGCGCGACGGCGACGCTCGCCACCCGGCGGCGGGTCGCGGAGCTGGCCGCGGAGCACGGGTTCTGGATCCTCGAGGACGCCCCCTATCGTCCGCTTCGCTACCGGGGCGCGGAGGTCGTGTCGCTGCACGAGCTCATCCCGGCCCGCACGCTGCACATGTCGTCCTTCACCAAGCAGATCTCGCCGGGCGTGCGCGTCGGCTACCTGATCGGCGACGCGCGCCTGGTGGCGCGCCTGGCCAAGGCCGCCGAGGATACCTACATCACGCCCAACCTCCTCGGCGAGGCGGCGGTGTACGAGTTCTGCCGCCAGGGTCTGCTCGAGCCGCAGCTCGAGCGGCTCCGGGCGCTCTACCGTCCGCGGCTGGAGGCGGCGTGCGCGTCGATGCGGCGCTGCCTCGCCGATGCGGCGTGGATCGAGCCGGAGGGCGGCTTCTTCCTCTCGCTCGCACTCTCGGCAGGTGTCCGGGCCGAGGACCTCCGCGCCCGCGCCGCCGCCGCGAGGCTGAACCTGAGCGACGGACGGGGCTTCTTCCCCGAACCGGCCGACGGCGAGCGGTTCCTGCGGCTGCCCTTCTGCGCGCTGACGCCGGAGGAGATCGCCGAGGGGATCCAGCGCCTCGCCGAGGTCGTGGCGAACGTGGCGCGGCGCGGAGACCCTCGCTGA
- a CDS encoding glucose 1-dehydrogenase produces MAGRLAGRTAVITGGGGGIGRAAALAFAAEGARVVVADAHRAAGEETVRAVAAAGGMAAFTAADVTAAASVAAMVRFAEERYGALHVLFNNAGIFPDADGSVVDTDEAVFDRVIAVNLKGVFLGCKYGVPALLRAGGGTIINTASFVAVVGSATSQSAYTASKGGVLALTREIAVEYARRGIRANALCPGPVNTPLLAPLLADPAARERRMVHIPMGRLAEAREVAAAALFLASDESSFVNGATFLVDGGITAAYVTPLDT; encoded by the coding sequence ATGGCGGGACGGCTGGCGGGACGGACGGCGGTCATCACCGGCGGGGGAGGGGGCATCGGGCGCGCGGCGGCGCTGGCGTTCGCCGCCGAGGGCGCGCGCGTCGTCGTGGCAGACGCGCACCGCGCGGCGGGCGAGGAGACCGTGCGGGCGGTCGCGGCCGCCGGTGGGATGGCCGCCTTCACGGCCGCCGACGTCACCGCGGCGGCGAGCGTCGCCGCCATGGTCCGCTTCGCCGAGGAGCGTTACGGCGCGCTGCACGTCCTCTTCAACAACGCCGGCATCTTCCCGGACGCGGACGGCTCGGTGGTCGACACCGACGAGGCGGTCTTCGACCGCGTGATCGCCGTCAACCTGAAGGGCGTGTTCCTCGGCTGCAAGTACGGCGTGCCCGCGCTGCTGCGGGCCGGCGGCGGGACCATCATCAACACGGCGTCGTTCGTCGCCGTCGTGGGCTCGGCGACGTCGCAGAGCGCGTACACGGCCTCGAAGGGCGGCGTGCTGGCGCTCACGCGCGAGATCGCCGTCGAGTACGCCCGCCGCGGCATCCGGGCCAACGCCCTCTGCCCCGGTCCGGTGAACACACCGCTGCTCGCCCCGCTCCTCGCCGATCCCGCGGCACGCGAGCGGCGGATGGTCCACATCCCGATGGGGCGGCTGGCGGAAGCCCGCGAGGTTGCGGCGGCCGCGCTGTTCCTGGCTTCGGACGAGTCGTCGTTCGTGAACGGGGCGACCTTCCTCGTCGACGGCGGCATCACGGCGGCCTACGTGACGCCGCTCGATACCTGA
- a CDS encoding glutamine synthetase, with protein sequence MLRRSPILTPDQLRDLVAQGDVDTVLTVFPDLYGRLVGKRIVGRYFCDEVLGIGMHACNYLLACDMEMDPVPGYRFASWEKGYGDVRCVPDLSTLRRATWLEHTAIVLCDVVEEERDALVAVAPRTILKRQVERAAAAGVRVMTASELEFFVLRDSYAGAERKHFHDLEPFGWYLEDYHTMQGRKIEPLVGAIRHHLEASGVPIEFSKGEWGPGQHEINVRYADALEMADRHVLYKQAAKEIADQQNLALTFMAKLDERWAGSSMHVHSSLWSPDGTTPLFEGEGPIPGARARVSDKFRWWLGGLMAHARASTLLFAPYVNSYKRYQAGSFAPTGIAWSYDNRTAGFRVVGHGRSLRVECRIPGADANPYLVFAATLAAGLDGLARRLEPPPMFTGDVYKAEGLPQVPRSLPEATAEFERSALFREAFGAEVVEHLVHFARTEQRKFDETVTSWERRRYLERA encoded by the coding sequence ATGCTCCGCCGGAGCCCGATCCTGACCCCCGACCAGCTGCGCGACCTCGTCGCGCAGGGCGACGTCGACACGGTGCTCACCGTCTTTCCCGACCTCTATGGCCGCCTCGTCGGGAAGCGCATCGTCGGTCGCTACTTCTGCGACGAGGTGCTGGGCATTGGGATGCACGCCTGCAACTACCTCCTCGCCTGCGACATGGAGATGGATCCCGTCCCCGGCTATCGCTTCGCCTCGTGGGAGAAGGGCTACGGCGACGTGCGCTGCGTGCCGGACCTCTCGACGCTCCGCCGCGCGACCTGGCTCGAGCACACGGCGATCGTCCTGTGCGACGTCGTCGAGGAGGAACGCGACGCGCTCGTGGCGGTGGCGCCGCGCACCATCCTCAAGCGGCAGGTCGAGCGCGCGGCCGCCGCGGGCGTGCGCGTCATGACCGCCTCGGAGCTCGAGTTCTTCGTGCTGCGCGACTCCTACGCCGGCGCCGAGCGCAAGCACTTCCACGACCTCGAGCCCTTCGGCTGGTACCTCGAGGACTACCATACGATGCAGGGCCGGAAGATAGAGCCGCTGGTGGGTGCCATCCGCCATCACCTCGAGGCCTCGGGCGTGCCGATCGAGTTCTCCAAGGGCGAGTGGGGTCCTGGCCAGCACGAGATCAACGTCCGCTACGCCGACGCGCTCGAGATGGCCGACCGCCACGTCCTCTACAAGCAGGCGGCCAAGGAGATCGCCGATCAGCAGAACCTGGCGCTCACCTTCATGGCGAAGCTCGACGAGCGCTGGGCGGGGAGCTCCATGCACGTCCACTCGAGCCTCTGGTCGCCCGACGGCACGACGCCGCTGTTCGAGGGCGAGGGTCCGATCCCCGGCGCGCGCGCGCGCGTCTCGGACAAGTTTCGCTGGTGGCTCGGCGGGCTCATGGCCCACGCGCGGGCGTCGACGCTGCTCTTCGCGCCGTACGTCAACTCCTACAAGCGCTACCAGGCGGGGTCGTTCGCGCCGACCGGGATCGCCTGGTCGTACGACAACCGCACCGCGGGCTTCCGCGTCGTCGGCCACGGCCGCTCGCTGCGGGTCGAGTGTCGCATCCCGGGTGCGGACGCCAATCCCTACCTCGTCTTCGCCGCCACCCTCGCGGCCGGCCTCGACGGGCTGGCGCGCCGCCTCGAGCCGCCGCCGATGTTCACGGGCGACGTCTACAAGGCCGAGGGCCTGCCGCAGGTGCCCCGCTCGCTGCCGGAGGCGACCGCGGAGTTCGAGCGCTCGGCGCTCTTCCGCGAGGCCTTCGGCGCCGAGGTGGTCGAGCACCTCGTCCACTTCGCGCGCACCGAGCAGCGGAAGTTCGACGAGACGGTGACGTCGTGGGAACGGCGGCGGTACCTCGAGCGGGCATGA
- a CDS encoding NAD(P)/FAD-dependent oxidoreductase, with translation MTTHDVLVVGGGPGGSTVAWRLARAGLRVLVLDAATFPRVKLCAGWVTRRALADLELAPDAYPRTIQPFASVTIAVDGREHETRWDEPVSYGIVRAEFDTFLLRRAAGAGAEVREGVRVRAVHEAGAAVMVEAGAERFTAPLVVGAGGHGCPVARALGDVDAAAQVVVTQESETRIGAERLRELTARHGTPELIAEPDFRGYGWYFTKGDFLNVGVGALGGLAIRERLARLLARLRGDGRLPPDLALTPFRGHAYRVRRGLPRRLAGERFVLVGDAAGLARDVSGEGIGPAVRSGLLAAETILDGRPASYAERVAGTFGRPEHGLARLTRHLPESIIVAFARLACTRPGLRRRLVLEGAFGMG, from the coding sequence ATGACGACGCACGACGTCCTCGTGGTCGGCGGTGGGCCGGGCGGCAGCACCGTCGCCTGGCGGCTCGCGCGCGCGGGGCTCCGGGTGCTCGTCCTCGACGCCGCCACCTTTCCGCGCGTCAAGCTCTGCGCCGGCTGGGTGACGCGGCGGGCGCTCGCCGATCTCGAGCTCGCGCCCGACGCCTATCCGCGCACGATCCAGCCCTTCGCCTCGGTCACCATCGCGGTCGACGGTCGCGAGCACGAGACCCGCTGGGACGAGCCGGTGAGCTACGGGATCGTGCGTGCGGAGTTCGACACGTTCCTGCTCCGTCGAGCCGCTGGTGCGGGCGCGGAGGTGCGCGAGGGCGTCCGCGTGCGCGCGGTGCACGAGGCGGGCGCGGCCGTCATGGTCGAGGCCGGCGCGGAGCGGTTCACGGCGCCGCTCGTGGTCGGCGCGGGCGGCCACGGCTGCCCGGTGGCTCGCGCGCTCGGCGACGTCGACGCCGCAGCGCAGGTCGTCGTCACGCAGGAGAGCGAGACGCGAATCGGCGCCGAGCGGCTGCGCGAGCTGACGGCGCGTCACGGCACGCCCGAGCTCATCGCCGAGCCCGACTTCCGCGGCTACGGGTGGTACTTCACCAAGGGCGACTTCCTGAACGTCGGCGTCGGCGCGCTCGGCGGCCTCGCGATCCGCGAGCGACTCGCCCGCCTCCTTGCCCGGCTGCGCGGCGACGGGCGGCTGCCGCCCGACCTGGCGCTCACGCCCTTTCGCGGGCACGCGTATCGCGTGCGCCGCGGCCTCCCTCGCCGGCTCGCTGGCGAGCGGTTCGTGCTCGTGGGCGACGCCGCCGGCCTCGCCCGCGACGTCTCGGGCGAAGGCATCGGCCCCGCCGTCCGGAGCGGGCTCCTCGCCGCCGAGACGATCCTCGACGGCCGGCCCGCGAGCTACGCGGAGCGTGTGGCCGGGACTTTCGGCCGTCCGGAGCACGGGCTCGCGCGCCTGACGCGGCACCTTCCTGAGTCCATCATCGTCGCCTTCGCGCGGCTCGCCTGTACGCGCCCCGGGCTCCGCCGCCGTCTCGTCCTCGAGGGCGCCTTCGGGATGGGGTGA